One Siniperca chuatsi isolate FFG_IHB_CAS linkage group LG3, ASM2008510v1, whole genome shotgun sequence genomic region harbors:
- the LOC122872874 gene encoding protein FAM83F-like, protein MAESQLMCMEDGHIGAKVPESKPEFYYSEEQRAAIEELLKNGDGAFKTRLKDDNMKDFLSAREVKLLMNTLQQYDSGNDSNDSKASPSRSEQGAVGTDADSGVHSTYWPQMSDTEVPQLDIGWPNGGFFRGVTRVAVHTHPPKENGPHIKEVVRRLIQEASKVIAIVMDMLTDPQILQDLMDAAWRRSLPVYILLDFNGVPHFLDMCSRLQIGSQHLRNIRARTLQGVGFGLSFGRLPGSLCNKYMLVDGDKVVFGSYSFSWCTSRMDRNMITVMTGQVVDFFDRDFRELYAISEKMNLYKEFHVSMPATNVTATIRSKAEPKRPPLPATTSRFQVSLGDSRKGGIQVPAHKYYNPKYSLVFGDAPHPTRSLQEPGPKRGSTLSKVPEEMDPARPLVTSSEKMDRLSPLPSEAPSGSFERHNGITQDKKGRLTWKQKFSRGKSSSKHSVNSLAGSTCPSPTETNRTDENEDNFEVIVKSPSKGRSKKPSKLGRRTDSEQTVNTAHDNESVKSRRQKKEACKVS, encoded by the exons ATGGCCGAATCCCAGCTCATGTGCATGGAGGACGGCCACATCGGAGCCAAAGTCCCGGAGTCCAAACCAGAGTTTTACTACAGCGAGGAGCAGCGCGCGGCCATCGAGGAGCTGCTCAAGAATGGCGACGGTGCCTTCAAAACGCGACTCAAAGATGACAACATGAAAGACTTTTTATCCGCCAGAGAAGTCAAACTGTTGATGAACACTTTACAGCAGTATGACTCGGGTAATGACAGCAACGACAGCAAGGCGTCGCCGTCTAGGTCCGAGCAGGGTGCCGTCGGCACCGATGCGGATTCGGGGGTCCATTCCACATACTGGCCCCAGATGTCGGACACCGAAGTGCCGCAGCTGGATATCGGCTGGCCTAACGGGGGTTTCTTCAGAGGGGTGACTCGGGTGGCCGTGCACACACACCCGCCCAAAGAAAACGGACCTCACATCAAGGAGGTGGTACGCCGACTCATCCAGGAGGCCAGCAAG GTGATAGCTATAGTGATGGACATGCTCACAGACCCCCAGATCCTGCAGGACCTGATGGATGCGGCCTGGCGTCGCTCCCTGCCCGTTTATATCTTATTGGATTTTAATGGTGTGCCGCACTTCCTTGATATGTGCTCTCGGCTGCAGATTGGCTCACAGCACCTACGG AACATCCGAGCCAGAACGCTTCAGGGAGTCGGCTTCGGTTTGTCCTTCGGCAGGCTGCCTGGTTCACTCTGTAATAAGTACATGCTGGTGGACGGGGACAAAGTCGTGTTTGGCTCTTACAG TTTCTCCTGGTGTACGTCTCGTATGGACCGGAACATGATCACTGTGATGACGGGACAGGTGGTTGACTTTTTTGATCGGGACTTCCGTGAGCTTTACGCCATCTCTGAGAAGATGAACCTTTACAAGGAGTTCCACGTCAGCATGCCTGCAACTAACGTGACCGCGACGATACGCTCCAAAGCAGAGCCCAAACGCCCACCTTTACCAGCAACCACATCCCGCTTCCAGGTTAGCTTAGGGGATTCAAGGAAAGGTGGCATCCAGGTGCCTGCACACAAATACTACAACCCCAAGTACTCACTGGTGTTTGGGGACGCCCCACATCCAACTAGGTCTCTGCAGGAGCCCGGACCCAAGAGAGGGTCAACTTTGTCTAAGGTTCCTGAGGAGATGGACCCGGCAAGGCCACTAGTGACCAGCAGTGAGAAGATGGACCGGCTGAGTCCACTGCCTTCAGAAGCCCCAAGCGGAAGCTTCGAGAGGCACAACGGAATCACTCAGGACAAGAAGGGGCGGCTCACTTGGAAGCAGAAATTTTCCAGAGGGAAATCGTCCAGTAAGCATTCGGTTAACAGTCTGGCGGGCAGTACGTGCCCTTCACCCACAGAAACCAATAGGACTGATGAGAACGAGGACAACTTTGAGGTTATCGTGAAATCTCCATCAAAAGGGAGGAGTAAGAAGCCGTCTAAACTGGGCCGGAGGACAGACTCTGAGCAAACTGTCAACACTGCACACGACAATGAGA gtGTTAAGAGTCGACGTCAAAAAAAAGAAGCCTGTAAAGTGTCCTga
- the cyth4b gene encoding cytohesin 4b gives MTDCQMVSSDFTADEKMEIESIKTHKKDLLDDIQKLKMEIDNVMAEILSFESAEENKTIEKSKQFSNGKKKFNMDPKKGMNYLVENKLLDRSAQSIAEFLYKEEGLNKTAIGEFLGEREELHLQTLKAFVELHEFSDLNLVQALRQFLWSFRLPGEAQKIDRMMEAFATRYCDCNIRVFQSTDTCYILSFAIIMLNTSLHNPNVKDKTTLERFISMNRGINNGEDLPNDLLSKLYESIRNEPFKIPEDDGNDLTHTFFNPDREGWLLKLGGRVKTWKRRWFILTDNCLYYFEFTTDKEPRGIIPLENLCVREVPYPRKPYCLELYNPNSRGQKIKACKTETDGRVVEGKHQSYTICAASAEERDSWIEAIRASITKDPFYDLVSVRKKKVINQAPQD, from the exons TTTCCTCAGATTTTACagcagatgagaagatggagatTGAGAGCATTAAGACGCATAAGAAAGACCTTCTGGATGATatccag AAGTTAAAAATGGAGATAGACAACGTCATGGCGGAAATACTCAGCTTTGAGTCTGCAGAGGAAAA CAAGACCATAGAGAAGAGCAAGCAGTTCTCAAATGGGAAGAAGAAATTCAACATGGACCCTAAAAAG GGTATGAATTACCTGGTGGAGAATAAACTGCTGGATAGAAGTGCTCAGTCCATCGCTGAGTTCCTCTACAAGGAGGAGGGTCTCAACAAGACGGCCATTGGGGAATTTCTTGGAGAAAG GGAGGAGCTCCACCTCCAGACCCTGAAGGCCTTTGTAGAGCTGCACGAGTTTTCCGACCTCAACCTGGTCCAGGCCCTCAG ACAGTTCTTATGGAGTTTCCGTCTGCCTGGTGAAGCCCAGAAGATCGACCGCATGATGGAGGCCTTCGCCACACGCTACTGTGACTGCAACATTCGCGTCTTCCAGTCGACCG ACACGTGCTACATCCTGTCATTTGCTATCATCATGCTCAACACCAGCCTCCACAACCCCAATGTGAAGGACAAGACTACTCTGGAGCGTTTCATCTCCATGAACAGGGGCATCAACAACGGAGAGGATCTACCTAATGACCTGCTCTCG AAACTGTATGAGAGTATTCGCAACGAGCCTTTCAAAATCccagaggatgatgggaatgatCTGACTCACACGTTCTTCAACCCTGACAGAGAAGGCTGGCTCCTCAAGCTTG GTGGTCGGGTCAAGACCTGGAAGAGGCGATGGTTCATCCTGACTGACAACTGCCTCTACTACTTTGAGTTCACCACT GATAAGGAGCCCAGAGGCATCATCCCTCTAGAGAACCTTTGTGTGAGAGAAGTGCCATATCCTCGTAAACCG TACTGTCTGGAGCTGTACAACCCCAACAGTCGAGGGCAGAAGATCAAAGCatgtaaaacagagacagacggCAGAGTGGTGGAGGGGAAGCACCAGTCCTACACCATCTGTGCTGCCAGCGCAGAGGAGAGAGACTCCTGGATCGAGGCCATCAG AGCAAGTATCACCAAGGATCCATTCTACGACTTGGTCTCAGTCCGTAAGAAGAAGGTGATAAATCAAGCTCCTCAGGACTAA